In Palaemon carinicauda isolate YSFRI2023 chromosome 18, ASM3689809v2, whole genome shotgun sequence, a genomic segment contains:
- the LOC137657098 gene encoding uncharacterized protein, producing the protein MIFSMPRKERRQKKQEQDRHDAAKGSRTLYDWMKPIVAVPTSEQVKEEEESWEETQESEKSEAEDMEAYDEPNEADSLDNLVQHVAPQEPQTEARAEVPEVEEPFSMLPELQYPNDPDHVVNYKICINESFIRLCNNYGPCQPLISYPKNIEGDSFQKKWYERKSWLEYSPRKDPMFCFSCHLFLNEEKYRGRVAGKSEGISRWRTASEKIKEPASSESHMIGMVRWKGF; encoded by the coding sequence atGATCTTCAGTATGCCACGGAAGGAGAGAAGACAAAAGAAGCAGGAGCAGGACAGACATGATGCTGCCAAAGGTAGCAGAACTCTTTATGATTGGATGAAGCCCATAGTGGCAGTTCCAACATCAGAGcaagtgaaggaggaggaggagagctggGAGGAGACTCAGGAGAGTGAAAAGTCAGAAGCTGAAGATATGGAAGCATACGACGAGCCAAATGAAGCGGACAGTTTAGATAACCTTGTGCAACACGTTGCTCCACAGGAGCCCCAGACTGAAGCAAGAGCAGAAGTGCCCGAAGTTGAAGAGCCATTTTCCATGCTACCTGAATTACAGTATCCAAATGACCCTGACCATGTTGTGAATTATAAGATATGTATTAATGAGTCTTTCATCAGACTGTGCAATAATTATGGCCCATGTCAACCATTAATTTCATATCCAAAGAATATAGAGGGAGACTCATTTCAGAAGAAATGGTATGAAAGGAAGTCTTGGTTGGAGTATTCACCTCGGAAAGATCCCATGTTCTGCTTCAGCTGTCATCTGTTTTTGAATGAGGAGAAGTACAGGGGCCGAGTAGCTGGGAAATCAGAGGGCATAAGCCGTTGGAGGACAGCTTCAGAGAAAATAAAGGAGCCTGCTAGTTCAGAATCTCACATGATTGGTATGGTTCGATGGAAAGGGTTCTaa